In the genome of Notamacropus eugenii isolate mMacEug1 chromosome 5, mMacEug1.pri_v2, whole genome shotgun sequence, one region contains:
- the LOC140504405 gene encoding tissue alpha-L-fucosidase-like produces MGPRALCRSYPISRTETSRRGAMVARAAQQGRGWLQLPLLVLAASASASPRYTPDWKSLDSRPLPAWFDEAKFGVFVHWGVYSVPSWGSEWFWWNWQGLHDVLYETFMLRNYPPGFSYPDFGPQFGASFFDPEQWANLFEASGARYVVLTSKHHEGYTLWPSPTSWNWNSMDVGPRRDLVGDLEPFLRKKNIRYGLYHSLLEWFHPFYLLDKENNFTTQNFVKAKVLPEMVDLVTRYKPDLIWSDGEWEAPDTYWNSTEFLAWLYNDSPVKNQIVVNDRWGKDILCKHGGYLTCHDKYKPATLPKRKWEMCTTLDRKSWGYRRDMNSKDVMTDLEIILELIEVVSFGGNYLLNVGPTKDGIIAPIFEERLLSVGKWLKTNGEGIYASKPWRVQMENTTTVRYTTKDSAVYAFYNDWPQNGVLPLPSPIPTNMTKVSMLGVPGFLKWSQDSVHQGLLVYLPQLSPAVIKMEVWTLKLEEVM; encoded by the exons ATGGGGCCGAGGGCGCTCTGCAGAAGCTACCCAATTAGCAGGACCGAGACCTCCCGGAGGGGCGCTATGGTGGCCCGGGCAGCCCAGCAGGGCCGCGgttggctgcagctgcccctgctcgTGCTGGCGGCCTCGGCCTCGGCCTCGCCTCGCTACACGCCGGACTGGAAGAGCCTGGACTCGCGGCCGCTACCCGCCTGGTTCGACGAAGCCAAGTTCGGCGTGTTCGTGCACTGGGGCGTGTACTCGGTGCCGTCCTGGGGCAGCGAGTGGTTCTGGTGGAACTGGCAGGGCCTGCACGATGTCTTGTACGAAACCTTCATGCTCCGCAACTACCCGCCCGGCTTCTCCTACCCCGACTTCGGCCCCCAGTTCGGGGCCAGCTTCTTCGACCCCGAGCAGTGGGCCAACCTGTTCGAGGCGTCCGGGGCTAG GTATGTGGTCCTGACCAGCAAGCATCATGAAGGTTATACACTCTGGCCCAGTCCTACATCTTGGAACTGGAATTCTATGGATGTAGGGCCACGCCGAGATCTGGTGGGTGATTTGGAACCTTTCCTCCGAAAGAA GAATATCCGTTATGGACTGTACCACTCACTCCTAGAGTGGTTTCATCCCTTCTATCTGCTTGACAAGGAAAACAACTTCACAACCCAGAATTTTGTCAAGGCCAAGGTCCTGCCAGAAATGGTTGATCTTGTGACCAG GTACAAACCTGACCTGATCTGGTCTGATGGAGAATGGGAAGCCCCTGACACTTACTGGAATTCCACTGAATTCCTCGCCTGGTTGTACAATGACAGCCCTGTAAAG AATCAAATTGTGGTTAACGATCGATGGGGCAAAGACATTCTCTGTAAGCATGGGGGTTACCTAACCTGTCATGACAAATACAAGCCAGCTACTCTTCCAAAACGCAAGTGGGAGATGTGCACCACCCTTGATAGAAAATCCTGGGGATATCGGCGAGACATGAACAGCAAGGATGTCATGACtgatttagaaatcattttg gaATTAATTGAAGTCGTGAGCTTTGGAGGCAACTATCTGCTCAACGTTGGGCCAACCAAAGATGGAATCATTGCCCCCATCTTTGAAGAAAGGCTCCTTTCTgtggggaaatggctgaaaacCAACGGGGAAGGAATCTATGCTTCTAAGCCATGGAGGGTGCAAATGGAGAACACCACCACCGTAAG GTACACCACAAAGGACTCTGCTGTGTATGCCTTCTACAATGACTGGCCACAGAATGGAGTGCTCCcacttccttcccccatcccaacaAATATGACAAAG